A window from Vulpes vulpes isolate BD-2025 chromosome 9, VulVul3, whole genome shotgun sequence encodes these proteins:
- the LMOD3 gene encoding leiomodin-3 — protein sequence MSEHSRNSDQEELFDEEIDEDEILANLSPEELKKLQSEMEVMAPDPRLPTGMIQKDQTDKPPTGNFDHKSLMDYMYWQKASRRMLEDERVPVTFVPSQVDTPGQHEEVGRGNKNVSQYLKEKLNNEITANKRESKGSNDVQETDDADGEEDEVDEDDEDDDEEDEDDEDEDEEEEADSEESVEKPQRRVQGEAREQIRNGESSSPQVVKKAFGEQNDRPEAQEKSEKKISKLDPKKLALDTSFLKVSARPSGNQTDLDGSLRRVRQNDPDMKELNLNNIENIPKEMLLDFVNAMKKNKHIKTFSLANVGADENVAFALANMLRENRSITTLNIESNFITGKGIVAIMRCLQFNETLTELRFHNQRHMLGHHAEMEISRLLKANTTLLKMGYHFELPGPRMVVTNLLTRNQDKQRQKRQEEQKQQQLKEQRKLIAMLENGLGLPPGMWERLGGPMPDSRMQEFLQPPPQPPNPQVAPFSRQNEMMKKPSQPPKYRTDPDSFRVVKLKRIQRKSRMPEAREPPEKTNLKDVIRTLKPVPRNRPPPLVEITPRDQLLNDIRHSNVAYLKPVQLPKELA from the exons ATGTCAGAACATAGCAGGAATTCCGATCAAGAAGAACTCTTTGATGAGGAGATTGATGAAGATGAAATCTTGGCCAACTTGTCCCCCGAAGAGCTGAAAAAACTGCAGTCGGAAATGGAGGTCATGGCCCCTGACCCCAGGCTTCCCACGGGAATGATTCAGAAGGATCAGACCGACAAGCCACCCACGGGAAACTTTGACCATAAATCTCTTATGGATTATATGTATTGGCAAAAGGCATCCAGACGCATGCTGGAAGACGAACGTGTCCCTGTCACCTTTGTGCCATCCCAG GTGGACACTCCAGGGCAGCATGAAGAAGTAGGCAGAGGTAATAAAAATGTGTcccagtatttaaaagaaaagcttaacAATGAAATCACTGCAAATAAAAGGGAATCAAAAGGCAGCAACGATGTCCAAGAAACCGATGATGCTGATGGTGAAGAAGATGAAGTTGACgaggatgatgaggatgatgatgaggaagatgaggatgacgaggatgaagatgaggaagaagaggctgACAGTGAAGAGAGTGTTGAAAAGCCACAAAGAAGAGTGCAAGGTGAGGCAAGGGAGCAGATCAGAAATGGTGAGAGCAGCAGCCCACAAGTAGTGAAGAAAGCATTTGGAGAACAGAATGACAGACCAGAGGCccaagaaaaaagtgagaaaaaaatatcaaaattagatCCTAAGAAGTTAGCTCTCGATACCAGTTTTCTAAAGGTGAGCGCAAGGCCTTCGGGAAACCAAACAGATCTGGATGGGAGCTTGAGGCGCGTTAGACAGAATGACCCTGACATGAAGGAGCTCAACCTGAACAACATTGAAAACATCCCTAAGGAGATGTTGCTGGACTTTGTCAATGcgatgaagaaaaacaaacacatcaAAACCTTCAGTTTAGCGAACGTGGGCGCCGACGAGAACGTTGCCTTTGCCTTGGCTAACATGTTGCGGGAAAATAGGAGCATTACCACTCTCAACATCGAGTCCAATTTCATCACAGGTAAAGGAATTGTGGCCATCATGAGGTGTCTCCAGTTCAACGAGACACTCACCGAGCTTCGGTTTCACAATCAAAGACACATGCTGGGCCATCACGCTGAAATGGAAATATCCAGGCTGTTGAAGGCAAACACCACTCTCCTGAAGATGGGCTACCATTTTGAGCTCCCAGGTCCCAGGATGGTGGTAACCAATCTGCTCACCAGGAATCAGGATAAGCAAAGGCAGAAAAGGCAAGAGGAACAAAAGCAGCAACAACTCAAAGAGCAGAGGAAGCTGATAGCCATGTTGGAGAATGGGTTGGGGCTGCCACCGGGAATGTGGGAGAGGTTGGGAGGACCCATGCCTGATTCCAGGATGCAGGAGttcctccagcctcctcctcagcctcccaaCCCCCAAGTGGCCCCCTTCAGTCGACAGAATGAAATGATGAAGAAGCCATCCCAGCCTCCGAAGTACAGGACGGACCCTGACTCCTTCCGAGTGGTGAAGCTGAAGAGGATCCAGCGCAAATCCCGGATGCCGGAGGCCAGAGAACCACCTGAGAAAACCAACCTCAAGGATGTCATCAGAACGCTCAAACCAGTGCCGAGAAATAGGCCACCCCCATTGGTGGAAATCACTCCCAGAGATCAGCTCTTGAATGACATTCGTCACAGCAACGTTGCCTATCTTAAACCC GTGCAACTGCCAAAAGAACTGGCATAA